The Ovis canadensis isolate MfBH-ARS-UI-01 breed Bighorn chromosome 18, ARS-UI_OviCan_v2, whole genome shotgun sequence genome has a segment encoding these proteins:
- the ASB7 gene encoding ankyrin repeat and SOCS box protein 7 isoform X2 — protein MLHHHCRRNPELQEELQIQAAVAAGDVHTVRKMLEQGYSPNGRDANGWTLLHFSAARGKERCVRVFLEHGADPTVKDLIGGFTALHYAAMHGRARIARLMLESEYRSDIINAKSNDGWTPLHVAAHYGRDSFVRLLLEFKAEVDPLSDKGTTPLQLAIIRERSSCVKILLDHNANIDIQNGFLLRYAVIKSNHSYCRMFLQRGADTNLGRLEDGQTPLHLSALRDDVLCARMLYNYGADTNTRNYEGQTPLAVSISISGSSRPCLDFLQEVTSGDTEAQKRDLLTQVQPAY, from the exons ATGTTACACCACCATTGTCGAAGGAACCCTGAACTCCAGGAAGAGTTGCAGATTCAAGCTGCAGTGGCTGCCGGGGATGTTCACACAGTGCGGAAGATGTTAGAGCAAGGCTACTCTCCAAATGGCCGGGATGCTAATGGCTGGACCCTGCTTCATTTCTCTGCagcaagaggaaaggaaagatgtgTTCGAGTATTTCTAGAGCATGGAG CTGATCCCACAGTTAAGGACTTAATCGGAGGCTTCACTGCTCTTCATTATGCAGCCATGCATGGCCGGGCCCGGATTGCACGCCTGATGTTAGAATCTGAATACAGGAGCGACATTATTAATGCAAAAAGCAATGATGGCTGGACTCCCCTTCATGTGGCCGCTCACTATGGTAGGGACTCATTTGTCCGACTCCTACTGGAGTTCAAGGCTGAGGTTGACCCGCTCAGTGATAAAGGTACAACGCCGCTTCAGCTCGCCATTATCCGAGAGCGGTCAAGCTGTGTGAAAATCCTCCTGGACCACAACGCCAACATCGACATTCAGAACGGTTTCCTGTTGAGATACGCTGTGATTAAAAGCAATCACTCTTATTGCCGAATGTTCCTCCAGAGAGGAGCAGACACAAACTTGGGTCGCTTAGAAGATGGACAGACTCCTTTACATTTGTCTGCCCTTAGGGACGATGTGCTCTGTGCACGGATGTTATATAATTACGGAGCGGACACGAACACAAGGAACTATGAAGGACAGACCCCATTGGCTGTTTCAATAAGCATTTCTGGAAGTAGTCGACCGTGTTTGGATTTCTTACAAGAAGTCACAA